A single genomic interval of Hevea brasiliensis isolate MT/VB/25A 57/8 chromosome 4, ASM3005281v1, whole genome shotgun sequence harbors:
- the LOC110632795 gene encoding pectinesterase QRT1 codes for MEMSVLGVLVVVFMSFLGCFQLGLSQSEVYMKAFITWDDMKVDEGRARLSSRDNYNRSRVIVVDKNGGGDSLTVQGAIDMVPENNIGRVKIYVLPGIYREKVLVPRTKPYISLIGQEGQIYDTIITWNSKASDTDSNGVELGTYRSASVTIESDYFCATGITFENTVVAVPGGYGMQAVALRVSGEKAFFYKVRMLGTQDTLLDETGSHYFYQCHIQGSVDFIFCGL; via the exons ATGGAAATGTCTGTTCTTGGTGTTCTTGTTGTGGTTTTCATGTCTTTTCTGGGTTGTTTTCAACTGGGTTTATCGCAAAGTGAAGTGTATATGAAGGCTTTTATTACTTGGGATGACATGAAGGTAGATGAGGGTAGAGCAAGGTTGAGTTCTAGAGATAATTACAATCGAAGCCGAGTAATTGTAGTTGACAAGAATGGTGGAGGAGATTCGTTAACAGTTCAAGGTGCAATAGACATGGTACCAGAAAACAACATAGGAAGAGTAAAAATTTACGTTCTTCCAGGAATTTACAG AGAAAAGGTACTTGTACCAAGGACCAAGCCATATATCTCATTGATTGGCCAGGAAGGCCAAATCTATGATACTATAATTACTTGGAACAGTAAAGCTTCTGATACAGACAGCAATGGGGTTGAACTGGGAACCTATAGATCAGCATCAGTCACCATAGAATCCGACTACTTCTGCGCTACTGGAATCACTTTTGAG AATACAGTAGTAGCTGTGCCTGGAGGATATGGAATGCAAGCAGTAGCTTTGAGGGTTTCCGGTGAAAAGGCCTTCTTCTACAAGGTCAGGATGTTGGGGACGCAGGACACCCTCTTGGATGAAACTGGATCGCACTACTTTTACCAATGTCACATTCAAGGAAGTGTAGACTTCatatttt GTGGattatag